The Devosia sp. A16 genome includes a window with the following:
- the mutS gene encoding DNA mismatch repair protein MutS has protein sequence MDQAPYSAPSAVEGAPITPMMSQFLEIKAVNPGYLLFYRMGDFYEMFFEDAEIASQALGIVLTKRGKHQGQDIPMCGVPIHAAQDYLKKLIGLGHRVAICEQVEDPAEARKRGSKSPVKRDVVRLVTRGTITEDDLLPTRGSAYLAALSMVRHGETDFALAWADVSTGEVAVLDVSAMALGDELARIAPAELLLTEATRTSLAEAKIPLPDAALVGLDTSQFDSELASQRIIAAFPDGEVDPTAYSRAGRAALGALLDYVRDSQKGVPVALRPPAAERLSAHMAIDAATRVSLELLETQRGQEKGSLRHEIDLAVTPPGSRLLARRLAAPLCDANQINARLDAVECLVADGLLTQRLRGELKSVPDLTRALTRLALGRGGPRDLRATGGAIAAAIALADRLATLERPPAELRSIGARLADAPAALAAELAAAIDDEPPLLARDGGFVKRGYDAALDAERALASETREVVAALQARLIEETDVRSLKIRHNGVLGYFVEVPAGHGGKLLEAPHRDTFIHRQTMANAMRFTTAELAELEGRIAKAHDAALAIEATIFTRLAAAVAAENTRLRAIADALAELDVAAALAQLAMTRNFCRPTIDDSLAFYIEGGRHPVVETNVRAQHEVFVENGCDLTGGALWLVTGPNMGGKSTFLRQNALIAILAQMGSYVPATAAHIGVVDRVFSRVGASDDIGGGRSTFMVEMVETAAILNRATQRSLVILDEIGRGTATFDGLSIAWAAVEALHDQTGCRALFATHFHEMTALSKTLARVSNHTMKVREWEGEVVFLHEVADGAADRSYGIQVAKLAGLPESVLARARQVLGVLEQRSSGGKAVVLDDLPLFAHQPPTPKAAVNPIHDMLDQVRPDDLTPRAAIDLIYELKKIRDAARRN, from the coding sequence ATGGACCAAGCGCCCTATTCCGCCCCCAGTGCCGTCGAAGGCGCGCCCATCACGCCGATGATGTCGCAGTTCCTCGAGATCAAGGCGGTCAATCCGGGGTACCTGCTGTTCTATCGGATGGGCGACTTCTACGAGATGTTCTTCGAGGACGCCGAGATCGCCAGTCAGGCGCTCGGCATCGTCCTCACCAAGCGCGGCAAGCACCAGGGGCAGGATATCCCGATGTGCGGCGTGCCGATACACGCGGCGCAGGACTACCTCAAGAAACTGATCGGGCTGGGCCACCGCGTCGCCATCTGCGAGCAAGTGGAAGATCCGGCGGAAGCCAGGAAGCGCGGCTCGAAATCGCCGGTGAAGCGCGACGTGGTGCGGCTGGTGACCCGCGGCACCATCACCGAAGACGACCTGCTGCCGACCCGCGGCTCGGCCTATCTCGCGGCGCTCAGCATGGTGCGCCACGGCGAGACCGATTTCGCGCTGGCCTGGGCCGACGTTTCCACGGGCGAGGTGGCGGTGCTCGATGTCTCGGCGATGGCGCTCGGCGACGAACTGGCCCGCATCGCGCCGGCCGAGCTGCTGCTTACCGAGGCCACCCGCACCAGTCTCGCCGAGGCGAAGATTCCGCTGCCCGATGCGGCCCTGGTCGGCCTCGACACCTCTCAGTTCGACAGCGAACTGGCGAGCCAACGCATCATCGCCGCCTTCCCCGATGGCGAGGTCGACCCCACCGCCTACTCGCGCGCCGGCCGCGCCGCGCTGGGGGCACTGCTCGACTATGTGAGGGACAGCCAGAAGGGCGTGCCGGTGGCGCTGCGCCCGCCCGCCGCCGAACGGCTCAGCGCCCATATGGCGATCGACGCCGCAACCCGGGTGTCGCTCGAACTGCTGGAAACCCAGCGTGGCCAGGAGAAGGGCTCGCTCCGCCATGAGATCGACCTGGCGGTCACCCCACCCGGCTCGCGCCTCCTGGCGCGCCGGCTGGCGGCGCCGCTCTGCGACGCCAACCAGATCAATGCCCGGCTCGACGCGGTCGAGTGTCTCGTCGCCGATGGCCTCCTCACGCAAAGGCTGCGTGGCGAGCTGAAGTCGGTGCCCGATCTGACGCGCGCCCTGACCCGATTGGCGCTGGGTCGGGGTGGTCCGCGCGACCTCCGCGCCACTGGCGGCGCCATTGCTGCCGCCATCGCGCTGGCCGACCGGCTCGCCACGCTCGAACGCCCTCCCGCCGAACTGAGATCGATCGGCGCCCGCCTTGCCGACGCGCCGGCGGCGCTGGCGGCCGAACTGGCGGCGGCCATCGACGACGAACCGCCGCTGCTCGCTCGCGACGGCGGCTTCGTCAAGCGTGGTTATGACGCGGCGCTCGATGCCGAGCGGGCGCTGGCCTCGGAAACCCGCGAGGTGGTGGCGGCGCTGCAGGCCCGGCTGATCGAGGAAACCGACGTCCGGTCGCTGAAGATCCGCCATAACGGCGTCCTCGGCTATTTCGTCGAAGTGCCGGCCGGGCATGGCGGCAAGCTGCTGGAAGCGCCGCATCGCGACACCTTCATCCACCGCCAGACCATGGCCAACGCCATGCGGTTCACCACCGCGGAGCTGGCCGAGCTCGAGGGCCGCATCGCCAAGGCGCATGACGCGGCGCTGGCCATCGAGGCGACGATCTTCACCCGCCTCGCCGCCGCCGTCGCCGCCGAGAACACCCGGCTGCGCGCCATCGCCGATGCGCTGGCCGAACTCGACGTCGCGGCCGCTTTGGCGCAGCTGGCGATGACCCGCAACTTCTGCCGCCCGACCATCGACGACAGCCTCGCCTTCTACATCGAAGGCGGCCGGCATCCGGTGGTCGAGACCAATGTGCGGGCGCAGCACGAGGTGTTCGTCGAGAATGGCTGCGACTTGACCGGCGGAGCGCTGTGGCTGGTCACCGGCCCGAATATGGGCGGTAAATCCACCTTCCTCCGCCAGAACGCGCTGATCGCGATCCTCGCGCAGATGGGCAGCTACGTGCCGGCCACGGCCGCGCATATCGGGGTGGTCGACCGGGTGTTCTCGCGCGTCGGCGCCTCAGACGATATCGGCGGGGGCCGCTCGACCTTCATGGTCGAGATGGTCGAAACCGCCGCCATCCTCAACCGCGCCACGCAGCGTTCGCTGGTGATCCTCGACGAGATCGGCCGCGGCACCGCCACCTTCGATGGGCTGAGCATCGCCTGGGCTGCCGTCGAGGCGCTGCACGACCAGACCGGCTGCCGCGCCCTGTTCGCGACGCACTTCCATGAGATGACGGCCCTGTCCAAAACCTTGGCGCGCGTCTCCAACCACACCATGAAGGTGCGCGAGTGGGAGGGGGAAGTTGTGTTTCTGCACGAAGTGGCCGACGGCGCCGCCGATCGCAGCTACGGCATCCAGGTGGCCAAGCTCGCCGGCCTGCCCGAGTCCGTGCTGGCGCGCGCCCGCCAGGTGCTGGGCGTGCTCGAACAGCGCTCTTCCGGCGGAAAAGCCGTCGTGCTAGACGATCTGCCGCTCTTTGCGCATCAACCGCCCACCCCGAAGGCGGCCGTTAATCCCATTCATGACATGCTCGATCAGGTACGCCCCGACGACCTTACGCCCCGCGCGGCCATCGACCTGATCTACGAGCTTAAGAAAATCCGCGATGCAGCTCGCCGAAATTGA